A DNA window from Molothrus ater isolate BHLD 08-10-18 breed brown headed cowbird chromosome 2, BPBGC_Mater_1.1, whole genome shotgun sequence contains the following coding sequences:
- the N6AMT1 gene encoding LOW QUALITY PROTEIN: methyltransferase N6AMT1 (The sequence of the model RefSeq protein was modified relative to this genomic sequence to represent the inferred CDS: deleted 1 base in 1 codon): MALPTPRYEHLGPRGLFRDVYEPAEDTFLLLDALERDADSLREARVDICLEIGSGSGVVSTFLASSILGPNALYICTDINPMAAYCTQETALLNNVHLQPVITDLVKGLSPRLNGKVDLLLFNPPYVVTPSEEVKSQGIEASWAGGKQGREVMDRVFPLVPDLLSPGGLFYLVTIKENNPDEILETMKKSGLKGTRVLSRQAGQEMLTVLRFRNS; encoded by the exons ATGGCGCTGCCCACCCCGCGGTACGAGCATCTG GGCCCGCGGGGGCTCTTTCGGGACGTGTACGAGCCGGCCGAGGACACCTTCCTGCTGCTCGATGCGCTGGAGCGGGACGCGGACAGCCTGCGGGAGGCTCG AGTAGACATCTGCCTTGAAATAGGATCTGGATCTGGTGTAGTTTCAACATTTCTGGCTTCTTCCATCCTTGGACCCAATGCACTGTACAT ATGCACAGATATCAACCCTATGGCAGCTTACTGTACTCAGGAGACAGCTCTGCTGAACAATGTTCACCTGCAGCCTGTCATCACTGACTTG GTCAAAGGATTATCCCCAAGATTAAATGGGAAGGTTGATCTGCTGCTGTTTAACCCACCATACGTGGTAACACCTTCTGAAGAG GTGAAAAGCCAAGGAATAGAggcatcctgggctgggggcaaACAGGGCAGAGAAGTAATGGATAGAGTTTTCCCATTAGTACCAGACCTGCTTTCACCAGGAGGATTATTCTACTTGGTcacaattaaagaaaataatccag ATGAAATTCTGGAAACAATGAAGAAAAGCGGCTTAAAAGGCACACGAGTGCTTTCCAGGCAAGCAGGACAAGAGATGCTGACAGTCCTCAGATTTAGGAACTCTTGA